The Elgaria multicarinata webbii isolate HBS135686 ecotype San Diego chromosome 4, rElgMul1.1.pri, whole genome shotgun sequence genome contains a region encoding:
- the KRTCAP3 gene encoding keratinocyte-associated protein 3, with amino-acid sequence MGRCGDVGPARFLGRCPRNPTAGGENDPVAAPDPPPSSALPEAPTRAAALALPREPARCPSPAHRPLSLAGVGQSRQRLVRTGISLVVLGHLTLVLGAIVHGAVLRHVARPGRAITSEYAVANVVAVLSGLLSIATGVLAILLSRSGSPRALPWVMLFAALANSLVSGACCVGLLLAISLTVASSGRLLLLGCNSSALPRDARSVMTNECPFDTTRIYDTTLVLWLPSLVMAAMEAGLSAWCCMASLSLRGIRASAVPCQEALLPPPDLKQLQKAGPAFALEAAPCFKENRTGQGAQAGLLLPAVWGGPQLASAWPFLARPPGLGLSRAVLPHCPGPLCTREPFGV; translated from the exons ATGGGGCGCTGCGGTGACGTCG GCCCGGCCCGCTTTCTCGGCCGCTGCCCGCGAAACCCCACCGCCGGCGGAGAGAACGACCCCGTGGCCGCCCCCGACCCCCCCCCCAGCTCGGCCCTACCCGAGGCTCCCACCCGAGCAGCCGCGCTCGCGCTGCCCCGAGAGCCCGCTCGGTGCCCCTCACCCGCCCACCGCCCCCTCTCTCTTGCAGGCGTGGGGCAGAGCCGCCAGCGGCTCGTGCGCACGGGCATCTCGCTGGTGGTGCTGGGCCACTTGACCTTGGTCCTGGGTGCCATCGTCCACGGCGCCGTCCTGCGCCACGTGGCCCGGCCCGGCCGCGCCATCACCTCCGAGTACGCCGTGGCCAACGTCGTCGCGGTGCTCTCGGGCTTGTTG AGCATTGCGACGGGCGTGTTGGCCATCCTGCTGTCTCGGAGCGGCTCCCCGCGCGCCTTG CCCTGGGTCATGCTCTTTGCTGCCCTGGCCAACAGCCTGGTCTCGGGGGCTTGCTGCGTGGGCCTGCTCCTTGCCATCTCGCTCACCGTGGCCAGCAGTGGCCGCCTCCTGCTCCTGGGTTGCAACAGCTCTGCCCTGCCCCGCGATGCCCGCAGCGTGATGACCAACGAGTGCCCTTTTGACACCACCCGGATCTAT GACACCACCCTGGTCCTCTGGCTTCCTTCCCTGGTGATGGCCGCCATGGAGGCTGGCTTGTCTGCCTGGTGCTGCATGGCGTCGCTCTCGCTTCGTGGGATCAGGGCCTCTGCAGTCCCCTGCCAGGAGGCTTTG CTCCCTCCCCCCGACCTGAAGCAGCTGCAGAAAGCAGGGCCTGCCTTTGCCCTCGAAGCAGCGCCCTGCTTCAAAGAGAACCGTACCGGCCAAGGAGCGCAAGCGGGCCTGCTACTGCCAGCAGTGTGGGGAGGCCCCCAGCTGG CCTCAGCGTGGCCTTTCCTGGCCCGGCCTCCTGGCCTGGGCCTGAGCAGGGCCGTGCTGCCCCACTGCCCTGGGCCGCTCTGCACACGG